gtctaggttcctctagcttaatttccccgaaataaatctgagtagagcatgcaatcctataacagttctaagttcaaaatctaaatcccgattcccaaaacgcggaaattcgaagaataacttaaagtttaaaggtacctgtcaacaacatagtctccgggttggtttccgcggcatggagagcaaaaactctgccttgggtaggcagattcctctgaggacactgcagcaacatgtggtctggactgccacacttaaaacactttcctgagccagccatacatgctccaggatggcgacgtgagcacctgggacaaactgggtgctcctgagtcctcggggctgggcgtccccgctgctgctgctgctgctgctgctggcctcggttcctgggcggtccatgaaaaggcctcttattctgctgctgatgctgatgaggaggagggcggtgcggtgcctggactgggcgcttgccctggcgatccctctcgatatcccgcagatcctgctctgcggctaaggccttggagacgacaacctcataagtagcagggtcagataccctaacatcccggcgcaagatcggccgtaaacccaccaggaagtgcatcagcttggctctggcatcatttgctatcaggggcacaaagtgacagcccctctcgaacttacagatgaactccgtaaccgacatatccccctgtctcaggctcatgaactcggtggttagcctggtgcgaacctcctcagcaaaatacttggagtagaaaacctccgtaaagcgggtccaagaaagtgtagccaatgtcagggctaccgaagctccttcccaccataagcgggcgtctccaatgaacaggtaggtggcacatcggactcggtctgcgtcctccagctccataaaatcgaagataacctcgagggatttgatccatccctcgacaaccatggggtcagatgccccagagaactccttcgggcgcatcttcatgaatcgctcatacacagcctcgggccctgtcggcctggctgcggctgcggctacggctgcggcattgccccccgcaaactgtgcgaagaactgtgccatcccagctaacatctgggcactcatgtccggtgggggcggtggaggaggtggtaggtctccctctggtccacgctcctccctgtcttctcggcgaggctcctcctctctgttgcgctctaaaatgcgtctagaaAACACTAGGCAATTCCTCCACATAGTCTTTTCTCTTACCTTGTAGCCTGGTTTTCAAGGCTTGCACAATAATTCTGTTTACCACCTCTGTCTGTCCATTGGCCTGAGGATAAGCAACAGAGGTGAATGACTGGGTGATCTTCATTTCATGGCACCAAGTTGTAATCTTCTTTCCCTGAAACTGTTTTCCATTGTCTGAGATTAGTCTCCTGGGGACTCCAAATCGGTACACAATATTCTTCCATAGAAACTTTAAAACTTTCTGCTCAGTGATCTTGGCCAAGGGCTCGACTTCTACCAACTTAGAAAAATAATCTACAGCCACCAAGAGAAACTTCTTTTGAGCTCGGGAAACAGGAAAGGGACCCACGAAGTCCATGccccattgatcaaagggataaAAAGCCCAGATATGCTTCATAGGAGTAGCCGGGCTGTGCTGGAAATTTGAATGATGTTGACAACCTTCACAAGCCCGAACAACTTGAGCAGAATCCTGGTTAATAATAAGCCACCAGAATCCGGCAAGCATTGTTTTTCGGTTCAATGCTACTCCTCCTAAATGCTCGCCACAACACCCTTCGTGAATTTCCCGTAGGACATAATCCACCTCCCCCGCGGGTAAGCATTATAATAGATGTCCCTGAAATGATCTCCTatataagaatttatttaagagaacaaatCTAGGAGCTTGTCTCTTGATCTTCTGAGCTCGGGATTAATCTTCAGGCATCTCATTTCTTGCAATGAATTTGATCAGGGGTGTCATCCAGGAATCCTCAGGTATTGGCAATGTTTCTTCTTCATTAGAGAGGATTAGCCGGGACACATGCAGTATTTCTCGAGTGCTAACTTTTGATAGAGAAACAGCCATCTTCGCCAAAGCGTCTGCTTCCTCATCCTCTTCCCAGTGTATTTGTTCACTACTCCAATCCACAAAATTTTTTGACTGGGCTTTTATGAGCTTGAGATATTTAAGCATCCTGTCATCCTTAGCTTCATAAACACCTTTTATCTGCTGGGTAATTAACTGTGAATCAGAGTACAAAATAATCCGGGAAGCTCTAACCTCCCGGTTAGCTCGGATACCAGCAAGAACAGCTTCATACTCTGCCTCATTATTAGTTACCCGGGAGTCAATTCTAAAGGCCAGCTTAATCTTTTCTCCCGAGGGAGATATTATTACCACCCCTACTCCACATCCAGCAAGGGTAGATGCCCCATCCACAAAAACTCTCCACACTTCCTCTTCCTCGGGATGAACCATCTCGGATAAAAAATCTGATAAGGCCTATGCTTTTATGGCAACCCGGGGCTTATACTCAATATCATATTCTCCTAACTCCACTGCCTACTTGATCATCAGCCCGGATACTTCCGTATGAGTCATAATCCTCCCGAGATGACTATTAGTACGAACAATAATTTGATGCGAAAGAAAAAAAGCTTGCAGTTTCCGGCGGTGATAACCAAGGCCAGAGCTATCTTTTCTACTTCGCTGTATCGTAGCACGGGGCCTCTTAGAGCATGACTAACATAATAGACATGCCTCTGCTCAGAGCCTTCATTATTTATCAATACCGAACTGACAGCATACTCTGCAGTAGAAAGATAGATGAAT
This window of the Primulina tabacum isolate GXHZ01 chromosome 12, ASM2559414v2, whole genome shotgun sequence genome carries:
- the LOC142520175 gene encoding uncharacterized protein LOC142520175; this translates as MVHPEEEEVWRVFVDGASTLAGCGVGVVIISPSGEKIKLAFRIDSRVTNNEAEYEAVLAGIRANREVRASRIILYSDSQLITQQIKGVYEAKDDRMLKYLKLIKAQSKNFVDWSSEQIHWEEDEEADALAKMAVSLSKVSTREILHVSRLILSNEEETLPIPEDSWMTPLIKFIARNEMPED